The Sphingomonas carotinifaciens genomic sequence GGTTGATGCGGCAGGCGGGCCGGTATCTGCCCGAATATCGCGCGCTGCGGGCCGACAAGGGCGGCTTCCTGGCCCTGGCGACCGACCCGGAGGCGGCGGCCGAAGTGACGATGCAGCCGATCCGGCGTTTCGGCTTCGACGGCGCGATCCTGTTTTCCGACATATTGATGGTGCCGTGGGCACTGGGCCAGGACCTGACCTTCGGACCCGGAGAGGGGCCGCGGCTGAGCCCGGCGCTGGTCGATGCCCGGCTGGAGGCGCTGGCGGGCGTGCCGGAGCGCCTCGACCCGGTCTATGCGACCGTCGCCCGCGTCGCGGCGCAATTGCCGCCACAGACCAGCTTTCTGGGCTTTGCCGGCTCTCCCTGGACGGTTGCGACTTATATGGTCGCCGGCCGCGGATCGAAGGACCAGGGCGAGACGCGCGCCTTTGCCTATGCCGACCCGCAGGCGTTCCAGGCGATCGTCGATGCGATCGTGGCGTTGACGGTGGAGTATCTGGCGCAGCAGATCGCGAACGGGGTGGAGGCGGTGCAACTGTTCGACAGCTGGGCGGGATCGCTGAGCCCGGCGCAGTTCGAACGCTGGGTGATCGCCCCCAATGCGGCGATCGTCTCGGCCTTGCGCGCGCGCTGCCCCGGCGTGCCGATCATCGGCTTTCCCAAGGGTGCCGGCGCCAAGCTGCCCGCCTATGCGCGCGAGACCGGCGTCGACGCGGTCGGGCTGGACGAGACGGTCGATCCCGCCTGGGCGAACGGTGCGCTGCCGGAGGGGATGCCAGTCCAGGGCAATCTCGATCCGCTGGCGCTGATCGCCGGCGGCCGGGAACTGGACGCGGCGGTCGACCGTATCATTGGCGCACTGTCGGGGCGGCCGCACATCTTCAACCTGGGCCACGGCATCCTGCCGCATACGCCGATCGCGCATGTCGAACACCTTATCCACCATATCCGGAGTTCCCGATGACCGGCCTGCTCGGTGCCGCCTATGACTGGGTGAAAGCGGCGCACCTGATCTTCGTGATCTTCTGGATGGCGGGGCTGTTCATGCTGCCGCGATACCTGGTCTATCATCAGGAGGCGCTGGCGGCGGGGCGCACCGAGGAAGCCGCGCTGTGGACCGAACGCGAGGGCAAGATCCGGTCGATCATCCTGACCCCGGCGATGCTGGTCGTCTGGCTGCTGGGCCTGTTGCTCGCGGCACATCTGGGGCTGTTTTCCGGTGTGCCCGGGCTGGGCTGGCTGCACCTGAAGCTGGTCTTCGTCCTGCTGCTCACCGGCTATCACGGCTGGACGGTCGCCTATGCCAGAAAGCTGGCCGCGGGGCGGCCGACGCTGCAGGGGCGGCAGTTGCGGATGCTGAACGAGGTGCCGGCCCTCGCCGTGACGCTGATCGTCGTGCTGGTGATCGTGAAGCCCTTCTGATGCGCGCTTGACTTGGGGACGCGCCAAACCTAACTCCGTCCCCAAGCCTTGCGACGTCCTGTCGCGATGGCTCTGCCTTATCCCGCCTCGTTTCGCTGCGATCCTCGCCGACCGACGCCCTCCGACCATCCGGACGACCCCATGCATCTCAAAGACCTGAAGAAGAAGACTCCTGCCGACCTCGTGCAACTGGCCGAGGAGCTTGGTGTCGAGAGCGCGTCGACGCTGCGCAAGCAGGACCTTCTGTTCGCCATCCTGAAGGAACAGGCGGAGAAGGGCGACCAGATCATGGGGTTGGGCACGATCGAGGTGCTGCCCGACGGTTTCGGCTTTCTGCGCAGCCCCGAGGCCAATTATCTGGCCGGGCCCGACGACATCTATGTCTCGCCCAACCAGGTCCGCAAACACGGCCTGCGCACCGGCGACACGGTGGAAGGCGAGATCCGCGCGCCCAAGGACGGCGAGCGCTATTTCGCGCTGGTGAAGCTGACCTCCGTCAACTTCGACGACCCGGAAGCGGTGCGCCACCGCGTCAACTTCGACAATCTGACGCCGCTCTATCCCGAGCAGAAGCTGATCCTCGACCCGGCCGATCCGACGCAGAAGGACAAGTCGGCGCGGGTCATCGATATCGTCAGTCCGCAGGGCAAGGGGCAGCGCACGCTGATCGTGGCGCCGCCGCGCGTCGGCAAGACGGTGATGCTCCAGAACATCGCGCGGGCGATCTCGGACAATCATCCGGAGGTCTTCCTGATCGTGCTGCTGATCGACGAGCGGCCCGAGGAAGTGACCGACATGCAGCGTTCGGTGAAGGGCGAGGTCGTGTCCTCCACCTTTGACGAGCCGGCACAGCGCCACGTGCAGGTCGCCGAGATGGTGATCGAAAAGGCAAAGCGCCTCGTCGAGCACAAGAAGGATGTGGTGATCCTGCTCGACTCGATCACACGTCTAGGCCGTGCCTACAACACCGTGGTGCCGTCGTCGGGCAAGGTGCTGACCGGCGGTGTCGACGCCAATGCGCTCCAGCGGCCCAAGCGCTTCTTCGGCGCGGCCCGCAACATCGAGGAGGGCGGTTCGCTTTCCATCATCGCCACCGCGCTGATCGATACGGGCAGCCGCATGGACGAGGTGATCTTCGAGGAGTTCAAGGGCACCGGCAACTCGGAAATCGTGCTGGACCGCAAGGTGGCGGACAAGCGCATCTTCCCGGCGCTGGACGTGGGCAAGTCGGGCACCCGCAAGGAGGAGCTGCTGGTCCAGAAGGACAAGCTGTCGAAGATGTGGGTCCTGCGCCGCATCCTGATGCAGATGGGCACCATCGATGCGATGGAGTTCCTGCTCGACAAGATGAAGAATTCCAAGACCAACGAGGATTTCTTCGACTCGATGAATCAGTAAGCGTCGAACGCTACGCCCAAATGGTCGATCGAATGGGTTCGTGGAGGTCCGCCCTCCGCGAACCCATTCGCGTTTTGGCGCGTTAGCCGCACGATCCCATCCCCTTTCGGGATCAGTGCCGTTTCCAAGCGCGGCACGGCCGCGCCCCCGCGTAGTTGGTGGCGCGGCCAAACCGTGTCGGCGATGGATGCGTGAGGTTTAGGGGCTACCGCGGCCGCCGCCGGTCCCCGGTGCGCCTGCGCCTGCGCCAGGTGCGCCGACCGAGCCGATATTGCCGAACAGATCGTGGAAGAAGCCGCGCTTGCGACCCAGGGTCGGCGTCGTCTTGCCATCCGGCGTGATGGACGCGACCTGCTCGATCCCGCCGCGGCGGATCGTGGTGACGTTGCCCGCCTGGTCGAAGCTGATCTGCAAGGTGATCTGCGCCT encodes the following:
- the hemE gene encoding uroporphyrinogen decarboxylase — encoded protein: MGTEVHGNAVKPLLSVLKGKIAAVPPLWLMRQAGRYLPEYRALRADKGGFLALATDPEAAAEVTMQPIRRFGFDGAILFSDILMVPWALGQDLTFGPGEGPRLSPALVDARLEALAGVPERLDPVYATVARVAAQLPPQTSFLGFAGSPWTVATYMVAGRGSKDQGETRAFAYADPQAFQAIVDAIVALTVEYLAQQIANGVEAVQLFDSWAGSLSPAQFERWVIAPNAAIVSALRARCPGVPIIGFPKGAGAKLPAYARETGVDAVGLDETVDPAWANGALPEGMPVQGNLDPLALIAGGRELDAAVDRIIGALSGRPHIFNLGHGILPHTPIAHVEHLIHHIRSSR
- a CDS encoding CopD family protein produces the protein MTGLLGAAYDWVKAAHLIFVIFWMAGLFMLPRYLVYHQEALAAGRTEEAALWTEREGKIRSIILTPAMLVVWLLGLLLAAHLGLFSGVPGLGWLHLKLVFVLLLTGYHGWTVAYARKLAAGRPTLQGRQLRMLNEVPALAVTLIVVLVIVKPF
- the rho gene encoding transcription termination factor Rho, which produces MHLKDLKKKTPADLVQLAEELGVESASTLRKQDLLFAILKEQAEKGDQIMGLGTIEVLPDGFGFLRSPEANYLAGPDDIYVSPNQVRKHGLRTGDTVEGEIRAPKDGERYFALVKLTSVNFDDPEAVRHRVNFDNLTPLYPEQKLILDPADPTQKDKSARVIDIVSPQGKGQRTLIVAPPRVGKTVMLQNIARAISDNHPEVFLIVLLIDERPEEVTDMQRSVKGEVVSSTFDEPAQRHVQVAEMVIEKAKRLVEHKKDVVILLDSITRLGRAYNTVVPSSGKVLTGGVDANALQRPKRFFGAARNIEEGGSLSIIATALIDTGSRMDEVIFEEFKGTGNSEIVLDRKVADKRIFPALDVGKSGTRKEELLVQKDKLSKMWVLRRILMQMGTIDAMEFLLDKMKNSKTNEDFFDSMNQ